The Coffea arabica cultivar ET-39 chromosome 2c, Coffea Arabica ET-39 HiFi, whole genome shotgun sequence genome includes the window TTTAGTTACATCATTACCTCTCTTAAACCAAACTCTCTGTTGTAGTGATTTTTAATGCCATATCAAGCGTAAATCTCCATAAATAATTCAATCGCTGTATGAACGATATGCTGCTTCAACTTGTAAtggatcatcaatttcatcGTCACCCGTGATAGTGGATGAAACTTGTACTTCTTAAACAATTTCTTGACTTGATCACTTTTGTTAAAAAAACTCAAATATGTTCCCCCGTTCTTGATTTAATAACCCATTATTTAATTCATCCatatcatcaagaaaatctCCCAACACCACAAAATCataattttcactaattaagTTTTTAACATCaccatattttaaaaaaattttccagactAACAATTGCATCAACTTTAGTAGTACCACAATCTTCAATTAATTTGTCCATTCCATAATTGATCTCAACCAATTCAACTATTtgattttcttcatcaaataaattatcAACTCCCacaaattcaagaatttctatCTCATCATGATCTTTAAACATCATTAATTTCACTaatgatttctttctttttctcaatcacttgttaattttctttttgaacTACAATTTCTTCATTTCAAGTGCACACATAATTtctataattttttctttctctgcatcatccaaatttcttttctttctcatcATAAATTTTTCTTCTCTACCATGACTACAATAAgaattcataaaaaaatttccaaacctCCTGCCACTCTTTGcatgtatatattttttgactACATGTAACTATAACTTTTGTACTAAGATAATGGAATGCTATGTGATCCAATTAACTATTCTTCTCCAATTCTTTGACTGCACTACTTGATAATTCTCCGACTTCACGTAGGTTAgatatgagtttttttttttattgtcagAATTGAAATTTCTTGGATCTATTGGGCAAATCTCATCATAAAATCTAGACTTGAAACAATTAATCAGTAGTTCTGGTGATTAAAAGCATGCACAAGTTTTTTTGGGACTAACAAtgattttatcatattttttaaatatatattttagagATTCATGGTATAATTTTTATCTGCTTTTCAAACCTATTCTTTGACATCTGTGTATGGTTGATGTTGTAACTTCTGTCATTAATGCagattttaataaaattatgatgtttttaaaaagaaaacttGCTGATTAAGGTAAATTTTCCTCTATTATAACTTTGAATTCAGACATTTGgtaacattccaccaagccccGATGAACTCATACCGATTTTGTTATGCTAATGTTATTGCAGAGCATGCAATAATTGAGATTAAAAACTTAAATAATTCAAAATGGACAAATTTAAAATCAACTGGTTAAGCATGCGTCTAAGAACATCTGACTCATTAGCCGACTACTTTTGGTCCCGCTGATTCAAGAACTCAATTAAAATCTATTGCAACATGTGAATTTCAAAGGAAATGTGAAGGAAATTGAAGAGTACAACTTGAAATTAAACTTGTCATCAGTGGAAAATAACTCGACTGATTGTTTGCTtcagtaaagaaaagaaacttgattgattgattgtttaaacaagaaaacaaaacttgACTGATTAACTGTTGCAACAAATGATTGAAAGAAAATTCGACATAGAGAAATTTGATCTCGATTTTAAGTCCTAGATAAACCAAAGAGATTCTTCACATTGTCAATTTGTGTGTTGTAAGAACTACGTCTTCTTCCTCCTTTCCAAGTACTTACACTGGGAAACTACCTAATTATCAATTCAGTAATAGCCACTAATGGTAACCATTTTTTGTgctcttttcttattttctactACTTTGAGAGGCACCACGTACTACACCAAATCAGCAACTATTATGCTCAACTTCGTTCTATCAGACCCTACTCCCTTGTTTTAAAGGAAAATGACACCTTAAACATATGCTTCATCGATTGCCACATTCCATGACAATCTTATCTTACCATCTGTCGATGAAATTGCAACTGTGATCAACAGCGAcgcattgttttttttttggataaaaagaaaatattattaaCTAAATTGCTGGGAATCGTCTAGCGTGATTGATGAACTTTGCTGATTTCATCTTGCTGGATTACCTATCAGTGATAACTTTCACCAATATCGTCCATCTTGCCTGACCAATTGTATGGCTGATTAACATGGGCTGATTTAGTGATTTGCCTCAAAATTAACTCGTACGCTATAGGTCGATGTTATCAACTTTAATACGTGAAAAATCTGATTGGCAACACCAAGATCGGTAACATTGGGAAATGGCACTTTGGACTCATTGTCAAAAAACTAGAACTTCAGTCGATAAGAATGCACATATGGGAATCTTCATTGTTACAAACATCAACTTTGGACTAGGATCCATCTAGCTCATCGAAATATCGAAAACTGAATCTTGACATTAATCTTGAGTCTGCTAATCCTATACGGAATTCTAAActagggcaaattacacttcaCCCCCTGTGGTATAGCTAATTTTCACATAACCCTCATATAGTTTTAAAAGTTATGTGTAACCCCCTCATAGTTTAAATTAAAGTATCAAAATGACGGAAAGCATCATTCGTAACGAAACTTATGAAATTATTAAAATTACCCTTGTTTAAAAACTTAAATGATTGATgtgatcaaaatatataaacataatacaTATTACACTCTGATCCcgtatgattttatattttatcatataatccCTTATGATTTAGTGTTTTACCACATAATCTCCTTATAGTTTTCAATATATGTACATAACTCCCATGTGgtcaataaataattttcaactctaCATAGGGGTATTTTTGAGATTTTCGTTGATTCCGTTATAGATTGCAAATTCCGACACTTccacactttaatccaaatcatgagagaattatgtataacttttgaaactatagggaGAGTTATGTAAAAATACTAAACCACAGGgggataaaatataatttgcccTATAAATTATAAAACATAGAGAATTGTAAACAGTTTCACTTTTTGATCACATAGCTTTTgtaataatcatttttttttaactagatAGTTGACTTCATTCTTATCTTCAGTAGGTAATTTCTCTTACTAGAGACGAAACACTGatttttaactcttttttttttttttgcaattctCTTGCGTCCTACCAATTTCAGCTATCGTTGTTTCTTCAAAAATTGAGACCCTGGATCAGTAAAAACTTCCAAGCCCCTCCAAGTTATTGTGACTTTAATTACTAATgtagattcaaaaattaataCAAGTTATCTCTAAAGCGATACCATAATCTATACAAGATATAAAAAGAGAACAATACTGTGTGGTGTAAACATACAATGtcacttttttaaaaattctaaTCTACCCTTAATTCAAAGGCACATTAGTCCCAATGTATTCTAGAAAAAACTTCCTAGAGATCAAATTACGACTTTCTTGTACTAACTCCCTCACTTTCCTCCTTTTTTCTTCATGAATTTTTAAATACAATAACTTCCTCTAAAGTAATAACTAGATTTTTTTAGATAAATACATATATGTCTACCATGTTATGTAACTTAACTTGAAAAAATAATCATATATTTTCTCGAAATAAGCACACAGCTAGGATGTGCAAAAGTACTAGCAATAATAAAGAGACGGTAAAGTCCCCCCTATTTAATTATTGCACCAGTGTGATAATCTACTTTGTTGTAACTGGACAAATACATAATGATCTATGTTCTTTGTACTAATAGGACTATTGGCTTTTAATTTTGAGTATATATAACTGATCATCAAGGCGTTTGAATCCAGAAAAGTTCTCACGTTACACCATGAAATTGCCACTTTTAGCTTCGAGTTATACATGTTGTCCACAAAGAGTATAACCATGCAAAGAATACCACCTATCACTTTTGTTACAAGAATTGAAATATACAACCTCCCATGCTAATTTTGTGTCGGCCTTCCCACAAAATTCTGAACAATGTTTTCTTGTGAGCATACTTTAGCGTATCAAAAACTTTTGGACTGTTAATTTGTGACAATACTCCTCAAAATGATCTCCGTTGCAAAATTGGATCAACCAACTTCCTTTCTTCTTGAAAGATTATACATTGGCAAAATTGTGGATGCATCAGCCACAGAAATTTGCCGTTCTTATCCATCTATGACGACAGGAAAATATGACAAAGATGCTGAATTTGATTAGGGAATACATAATTGCTTCTATGAAATGCAGATAAATATTAATGTGGCCAAATTGGCACTATCACATAGAAAAAGACGATGCTGATGGGTCGTCTTTTTCTAAGCATGTCTTTTTCTATATGATAGTGCCAACTTGACCACATTAACATTTATCGTTTGTTTTCGTTTGCGTATGTAACTATAATTGATACTGCTTGGACACTCCCTGGTACTGTTTCTTAGTGgtgaaaatgaaaaactttatatTAAATTTCTACCCTCAAGCTCGTTTTTCAACTTTCAAGTCaccaaaaggaaaatgaaaacaaaatatttGTACTGAAACATAAatgatttcttttatttttaatttcttttgataCCTGTGTGTCCAATTTTTATATCATCACACATACTAGTGAAACTTCAAATTAGAACCTTTTGCTCTAGTGCAAAGGAAATATGCACAAACAGCCGTGTATATACAATTTCATGCCCCttattcttgtttttgtttttcctcacTATCGATTAATAGACCCTTCCATACTTACAGCTGCCAATTATTGTCAGGTTTACTAATTGGAATGTTCTATCTGTCATGAAATTGAAAGTTGAGGTATCCTGGCAAAGTTTAATATGGTTGCTTAGTAATTTTAATCCTTTGAAAGGAACACAAACTTCGGCACTCAAAGAGGTTAAAGATAAAATTTATACAATTGAATGATGGTTGACGTGATCACAAATATTTTGGTGGAGGTTTGGATATTGTACACATTCCCATTTTTTTATATCAAAACGAAAGATTGATAGACCCCTCTAGTGGGAACTTGAAAGGGATAATGTTGGCGTTTCTGTAAGCATAGATTAAATGTAACTTGTAAAATGCAGTAATGTCGTATTGATTATCGCATTCATGCACTTACATAATGCAAGTTTCTGTCAAAAGAAGCATGAAGCATGAAATTACATAATTGAACTATTTTGTAAAATTCTAGAATTGAAGACTgtacatctttttttttctttcctttctagatTGTGAAGTTATATATTTCTTCTACAACTCAATCAATTATAATCTGACAACGATAAACTGACTTGTTATAGTTACTCTGAATTTTTATGTATACCCTGAGGTAAATTTCCACTAATATTCTTAACTGAAAATTGTTTCCAACTACAGACAATTATGTTtagctttcttgtttttctcgtCTCCTAATTGCAAGACAAAGAGTGACGCCGGAGGAGATCTACTAGTCGCAATTGGCAAAACAAATTAGGTAAGATGTGGACAAAGGCTGCGACTTAAATCATATCTGttcattcctttttcttgcttgtttttgtATTACCTCCACCCTTAAAGCTGCTCATTATGGACAGAGACACCAATTCATGGTTGTTGAATAAGTTAATCTTTCGCAGGGCTCTACTCTGTGTAGAATAATTAATGCCGTATTAATTTCAAGATTATTATTAAGGCTGTATTAATTTGTATAATATTCATGTGCCGTCACGGGATTGTGTTCGACTGTTTCATCAATGGAATATTTCTTTTCCTAGTCGGCAACGTTCCAGTGGGTGTAGCATTTGTTTGTTTGGAAAAATGGCTGAAGTGAATCTAAAATGCAGACAACTTTGTCTTTTGAGTTGGCTGAGACAGTAGAGTTGGTGTCATGCCATTTTACCAACCCAAATTCAAGCCTCTTTTTGGGACATCTATCCGTTACATAGGACTTACCTAGTACGAGTTATTACATAGGGCGGGGTTTATCCAGTGCGCCCTCTTGGGTAGTGGCTGCGGGTTTTCGAGTAGCGACTGTGGGTCCCtcgttaaaaaagaaaaaatgcagacAACTTCCATAATATTTATAGTTTGAACTCAAGTTCTATATATAATTCAACTTGCTACTCGTACTTTATTCTTGCATTAGGATCAGGGAACTGAAGAAGTATAGGAATGGTATTTTGAAGAAATCCACATTTCACTGCTCCACAATTttgtgtatttattttttttaagacaTGCATCAATATTGACCTTTTGTGTATTAATGTGGTTGTTTCGGTAGGGGAAACATGGGCTTATTGAAGGAAAGGTGGATTGGAAAGGAAGAGCAGCAACCAAGGATAAGCATGGAGGAATGAGAGCCGCATTGCCAATATTAGGTAATAACATTGTTTACCACCAAATTATCAGGGAGTACTTCAGATGGTAGTCATAATTACCTTAAAAACTATGGTTGATTGTTTATActtttgaggtttttttttttttcaaagatagGAAGACCGGTAAAATATTAGTATTGAATATCCAATTTTCTTTACGTAGAAGTAGAAGTAGAGGGGATTCTTGGATCAGCTAAAGATAGGAAGTATTGAATATCCAGTATTGAATATCCAAAGATAGGAAGACCGTTAATCTATTCTATTTTGGTTTCATATACTGGGGGAAAAACTAGCGTCTTGAACCCAAATAGATTAaagttttctttttaaattcccTTGGATGATAAACAAGTCAAGCGCGACAGTTTTCAACCTCAAAAGAAACCTGATTGGTGATTCAACCCCTTTTGCGGCATTATGGGTTATGCCACAGGTACATTCATGTTTGCCAACATGGCGGATTTGTCAATGGCAGTCAATGGGACGACATACTTCAATGGGGTTATGAACTTGAATATAGCAGATGCAGctaaccaaataacaaactattCGGGCACTAGCTACATCCTCACCATCCTTGTGGCAGCCCTTGCAGACACCTATCTTGGAAGATTTAAAGCCATTCTCATAACGGCATGTATTGAGTTTTTCGTAAGTACTCTTCATTTGTAACTAATCCTATAATTTCATGAATGATTTAGAAATTTGAGGTAACAAGTGGTTCAAAGATTTTTGGAAGGTCCAAAAATCTTCTTGGGGATCTTGAATGAATCTTTTAACACTCACATATTagttaaagattttttttcccttaatctctttaaaatgcaaaaagatgGCCATTTGTGACTAAACCAAATCTGCTCAAGTGTTCGATCTATCTTTGCTTATTTGACTATCAAAATACATTGCTATTTGGAAAAATGGTGAGTGTTAAATGGTGAAAAGTCCTTGAAAGAAAGTTGTGATGTTTATTCTTGAAAGTGAGGTTCTGTCTTTACAATGTGATCTATGTTCTAGGGACTTGGATTATTAGCCCTACAAGCTCACTATGCCAAGCTGAGACCACCCCTCTGCAACAATCGTGATCCAAATGCTCATTGTGTTGAAGTGCATGGTGGTGATGCTGCGTTCTTGTTTGTTGCCCTTTACTTAGTTGCATTAGGAAGTGGAGGAATAAAAGCTGCACTGCCATCACATGGTGCTGATCAATTTGAAGAGGATGATCCAAAGGAAGCAAAGCAGATGTcaacattattcaattggttacTCTTAGTCGTATGCATTGGTGGGGCGATAAGCGTAACTCTTATAGTATGGATACAAGACCACAAAGGTTGGGATATAGGCTTCGGCTTAAGCACCTTTGCCATGTTCCTGGGTATTGTAGTTCTTGTTGCTGGTTTGCCGCATTACCGTATACATGTTGTGAAAGGAAGTAGTGCCATCACTGAAGTCATTCAGGTTCATTAAAAGAGCTAGTTTTTCCTTCATTCAAGAAGCTGGTTTGTCTATACTGGtatattgaaaattttgtttgtgTCGATGCGTTTTGTTGTTTTATAGGTCTATGTAGCAGCGTTCCGTAATAGAAAGCTTCAACTCCCCGATGATCCCTCTATGTTGTATGAAATGAGTTTAGACAATGAAGCTGCAACAAAAGCAGAATTTCTACCTCACACTCCTGATTTGAAGTAAGTTTTTGAGATTGGGGCAAAATCTATGATCAATAACATACAAGGAATGCAATCAGTATGTCTTTCAATTTATTGTTTCGCTGACAAAATGTTAGTGAACTTTCTCTAGGTTCTTGGACAAAGCAGCCATCCAGACGCCACCAACAGAATCTGAAGAAACAAATCCTTGGGAACTTTGCCGAGTGACACAAGTAGAAAATGCAAAGATTCTTCTGAAGATGCTTCCTATCTTTTGTTGTTCCATAATTATGACCCTATGCTTAGCCCAACTCCAAACCTTTTGTGTTCTGCAAGGTACCACCATGGACACAAATATTACCAAACATTTTCAGGTACCACCTGCTTCTCTCCCCATCATTCCAATCTTTTTCCTGATCATTCTTGTACCCATCTATGATGGATTAATAGTTCCATTTATCCGGAGATTCACTGGTCTCCCCACTGGTATAACTTATTTGCAACGAGTAGGCGTCGGCCTGGTTCTTTCTGCCGTGTCAATGGCAGTTGCTGCATTTGTGGAAGTCAAGCGAAAAAACGTTGCACGATCTCACAACATGCTTGATGCAATCCCGCTACTCCAGCCATTGCCCATCCATGTCCTTTGGTTGTCATTTCAGTACTTCATATTTGGGATAGCTGACATGTTTACATATGTTGGACttcttgaatttttctattCTCAGACACCTAAAAAGCTAAAAGCCCTTTCTTCCTGTTTCTTGTGGACCGCAATGGCAATTGGGTATTTTTTGAGCACCATACTCGTCAACATAGTTAATGGTGCAACAAAGAGAATCACAAAAAGTGGAGGTTGGTTGGCCGGCAACAATCTCAATAGAAACCATTTGAACCTCTTCTACTGGCTACTTTCAACATTAAGCATAATCAATTTTCTGATCTACTTGTTCTTTGCCATGAGATACAAGTACAGGCCACAGACTATAGATGTTTCGGATGAGGCCAAGCCAAATGAGCTGGAGAAAGTTGACCCACAGAATTAAAAAGGAATCCAACGGAGCTGAAATGCATTTTGTTTCAGTAAACATGGAAATCGAAGTTTTTTATTGTAGAAGGTCAATGCAGGATAAGAAAATTACGTATTTCAATTGTTCATGAGCATTGTAATAAAAATTCACTTCAGAAAGGAAAACTGTCCATAAGAGCTagtattctctctctctctctctctcttttgtccACATGAGTATTCAACTATTCATGTGAGGTTAGGATCATCTCCGTTGGATTTCTCTCCATTGCTCTCTCCATCTAAATACATTTAAATAACTAGAACTTTATAAATCATCCGATTGTGTCATTACTTTTCTTTTAATATCTAGATCAACGTACTAAAAAATGATATTGATATTCTTTTGACAATATTTTGGCTTTCAATTTACATGAAACATttgaatgatgaaaaatgagttAAAATTATAACAAAATTTATAGTAACTAATCAAACGGCAAAATTTAGTCAATTTCATatgaaattttatatataaCATACATAAGTGACAAAATATATTATGAATGGTGTTGATTTTTAAAAGtagtttttaaattaattttattagagTGTAATGGAGGGAGATTCTTTCTATTGTAATGGAAAGATGCTTAGCCTATTTATttgtattcttttctttttgtgccTTAGATCAGTGTGGTTGTTGGTTCCCTACGGCTATATTTTAGCACTAAGTGATCCCGAAACCGAATCCACTAGCTCAATgcctctttaaaaaaaaaagaaaaaaaattctctaaCCACTAATTACTCTCATGAGCCTGAGGGAGAGTTTGATAACTCCATTAAGCAATTAAACTTAATGCACGAAATCCTTTTCCTATTAAGCTTGTTTCATGGCATAATTTGTTTACATTTCAATATATTGTAACCTACTTaatgtgtatataatattttaatgtGAAAGTTGTATCACTTGGTTGGTGAATTATTGAACTAGTGCAATAATCTTCGATCACAAAAATTATGTCAAACTTTTACATGTTTTCATACATATACACATAGTCCCTCTCACTCACCTGCACTTTTACacattctctctctccctctctttccctctctcggATAAATAAGCACAATTATTTTCTTTAACGACATATGCTTTAAAACATAACCCCTCCTTCAGacacataatatatatatatatatatatatatatatttcttttcttagacaCACATGTCCACACATGAAATACGTACTCTCTCTCACGCAAACACACGAAGGCACTTTCCATATTACGTCCTGTTGTCCGAGTGAAGATGGTGGAGTAGGCAGCGCCTCAAGATGAGCTGCCATTCTTTGCAGGTGCTCGGCATTCCTTTTGTTCTCCTTCTTACCCTTCTTCACTTTAGCCTCAATGCACAtcaatttgtccaaaatctTCTTCCATGGAGGCTGATTATCTACTGGCCGTGGAGGTGGTTGGAAAGATGAGGCTTGAGCCAGAATTGGTTGAGAAGTGGAAGCTCTTGCACCTTGTTCAGCTTGTTTTTGAGAGGGCTCCCCTTCTCCTCCTTGTTGTACTCCACTTGGCCCCTCACCTTGCACCAAGTTCCTTCCAAAATTGAATGAGATTTCCAATCTCTGGCATATAGGCATATCCAAAGCATTTGAGGAAGGAATAGGAGGAAGGGTGAGGTTGGTCAAATCCACTCCAGCCTTCTCAAAAGCTAAAGTGAGAAATCAGGCATATGGCAAAGCATGATGTGGATCTCTGCTGCTAACCACCATCTACATGTGGCTAATAACAATGCTTCCAACAAAATAGTCTTCCCCGGTTCCACCCTAGTGATCATCTTATCCAAGAAGCAAATATCACTCATGCGAGCCTCATTAGTTCCACTTGCCCTTGGAATGATGTTGGAAGAAAACAAGAACAAGATCAATCTATGCTTGGGTTGGAATGAAGAAGTAAGCATGGATTGCTTTCTGATCTTGCGAGTACTAGTGTATCCAGCTTCCATGATTTCTGATCTTGCGAGTACTAGTGTATCCAGCTTGTAAATGCCCAAGAGCTTCCACAATCCTCCAATCACTAGGAGGTGCGAAGGACTTCTTCAAATCGACAGGATCACCCTTCTTGGCTACCCCTAGCCAATCATGCAAGTTCACTTGATGGATATGAACTTCTTTCCCCTCGACTTTGCTTGTGATATCCTCAAGGCGAAGTGGATCAGATCGTTTGCCACACTATCGTATGCATGCTGTGACAGGGAATAGTGCCATCACTGAAGTTATTCAGGTTCATCTAAAAGCTAACTTTCCTTCGTTCAAGAAGTTGATTTGCCTGTGCTGGTATAGATGTTGAAAGATTAATTTGTATCTGAAtaccttttgttgttttataggCGTACGTAGCAGCATCCCATAATAGAAAGCTTGAACTCCCTGAGGACTAATCTACGTTGTATGAAATGAGTTTAGACAATGAAGCTGCAATACAATCAGAATTTCTCCCTCACAGTGCTGATTTCAAGTAATTTTTTTATCTTGATGCAAAATCTGGCTATAATCAGTTTTAAGCAACGCAACAGTATTTCCATTGATTGCTTCGTAACACCATTTTGGCCTACTTCTCCAGGTTCTTGGACAAAGCAGCCATCCAGCAATTCACAACAGAATCTGAAAAACCAAACCCTTGGAAGCTTTGCCGAGTCACTCACGTAGAAAATGCAAAGATTCTTCTGAAGATGCTTCCAATCTTTTGTTAGTACCATCATTATGACCCTTTGCCTTGCCCAACTCCAAACCTTTTGTGTCGAGCAAGGTGCCACCATGGACCCAAATATCACCAAACATTTTCAAGTACCACCAGCTTCTCTTCCCATCATCCCAGTCAGTTTCCTGATCATCCTTTTACCCTTCTATGATCAATTAATACTTCCATTTATCAGGAGATTCAATGGTCTCCCAACCGGCATAACTTGCAACGAGTAGGCATCGGCCAATGGCAGTTGCTGCACTGGTGGAAGTTAAGCGACAAAACATTGGCCGATCTCACAACATCCTTGATGCAATCCCAGCACTCCAGCCATTGCCCATCAATGTCTTTTGATTATCTTTTCAATACTTTATATTTGGGATAGCTGACATGTTTACGTACGTTGGACTTCTTGAATTCT containing:
- the LOC113723974 gene encoding protein NRT1/ PTR FAMILY 4.5-like; protein product: MGKHGLIEGKVDWKGRAATKDKHGGMRAALPILGTFMFANMADLSMAVNGTTYFNGVMNLNIADAANQITNYSGTSYILTILVAALADTYLGRFKAILITACIEFFGLGLLALQAHYAKLRPPLCNNRDPNAHCVEVHGGDAAFLFVALYLVALGSGGIKAALPSHGADQFEEDDPKEAKQMSTLFNWLLLVVCIGGAISVTLIVWIQDHKGWDIGFGLSTFAMFLGIVVLVAGLPHYRIHVVKGSSAITEVIQVYVAAFRNRKLQLPDDPSMLYEMSLDNEAATKAEFLPHTPDLKFLDKAAIQTPPTESEETNPWELCRVTQVENAKILLKMLPIFCCSIIMTLCLAQLQTFCVLQGTTMDTNITKHFQVPPASLPIIPIFFLIILVPIYDGLIVPFIRRFTGLPTGITYLQRVGVGLVLSAVSMAVAAFVEVKRKNVARSHNMLDAIPLLQPLPIHVLWLSFQYFIFGIADMFTYVGLLEFFYSQTPKKLKALSSCFLWTAMAIGYFLSTILVNIVNGATKRITKSGGWLAGNNLNRNHLNLFYWLLSTLSIINFLIYLFFAMRYKYRPQTIDVSDEAKPNELEKVDPQN